The DNA window GCGCGGGGGACGGGCCGCCTCACAGTCGCGTGGTGTACGGGAAGCGGACGTGGAACTGCAGGTACGCCTGTCCCACGTGGAAGATGCCGTCGCGCACCCGGTCCGGCAGGCCAAGTCCTCCCAGCTCTTGCGGCACGTAGAGCGCGGACTCCCAGCCCAGGCTGATGAGGAAGCTCTTGGAGAGTTGCAGCTCCAGGTCCACGCCGACCTCCGCGCCCGGCCTCACGAAGTGCGTGTTCGACAAAGTCCGCGAATGCAGGAATGCATACGTCAGGAGCAACCCACCCCCCACCGAGAGCCGCGCGGGGCCGGACGTCAGCGGCACGCCCAACTCCAGCGGCTTCCAGGTGACGCCATACATGCCGGTGTTGCGCAGCTGGGGGGAGATGATGAGCGAGTCGGGGATGAACAAGGACGGGGAGATGCGGACCTCGTCCAGGCTCTTCGCGTACTTGCGGTAGCGCGCTGGAATCGAGCGCTGGTTCTTGGACAGCCATTGTTTGTCCAGCACCGCCTCGACGGAGACCTTCACGCCGGTGTGGATGGGTTGGTCGTCGAAGACGGGCCCGAAGAACATGAACGCGGCCGGTCCCACGCCCACATCCACGGGCACGGTGACGCGTTGGGCGGAGGCCAGGGCGGGGAGCAACAGCATCCACAGCAGCGCGACTCGGAAGGTGCTCACGGGGTGTGGGGCTCCTCGGAAGGCAAACCTCCTGGAATTAAGCACACCCCGGCCAATCAACCATTGCCGCACCATGCGTGTTTGAAGCAGGAAGGGGGCCGCGCCGGTCCCGGGGGCGGCAAAGGACGCCCAGTGCAATCCGGGTCCTGATTCACCGACGCCTGAAGATTTGGAGAACCCATGCTTTCCGCCGCCCTCTTGATTGCCACGTCCCTGCAGGCCCAGTCGCCTGTCCCCGCCGAGCCCGCTCCCACCGCCACCACCACCGCGCCGGCCGTCGCCGCGCCGGCCGCCACGCCCGAGGAGCGCATGGCCGCCGCCGCCGAGCGCGCCGCCGCCGCCGCCGAGCGCGCCGCCGCCGCCGCCGAGCGCGCCGCGGAGGCCAGCGCCCGCGCCGCCGGCATCGTCGCGCCCGAAGCCGCCGCGCCCACCACGGCCGCGGAGAGCGCCTCCTCGGAGAAGAAGAAGGAGGAGTGGGACATCACCGTGGGCCTGGGCCTCATCTCGCTGACAGGCAACGCCTCCACCCTCACGTTCAGCGGCCTGGCCAGCGCGCAGCGCACCACGGAGCACTGGATTTTCGGCGCGAAGGCCTACGGCAACTACGGCCGCAGCCGCCCGCCGGAAGTGGAAGGGGAGAACCTGGAGTCGCAGCTGGTGGCCCTCAACGCGGGCCTGGAGCTGCGCGGTGACCGGCGCTTCACGAAGATGCTCTCCGGCTACCTGCTGGCGGGCGTGGAAATGGACCACGTCAAGAGCGTGGAGTCGCGCAGCAGCGGTGAAGGCGGTCTCGGCATCCTCTGGTGGGACGAGAAGCCCAAGGACAAGCCGGAGACGTACCTGCGCACGGACGCCGCCTTCCGCTACGCGCACGAGACGCGCTTCCAGTACTACCCCACGCGCCTGGACCTGCCGGACGTGGACCTGGGCGGCCCCCGCTTCGGCGTGGCCTTCCGCTACGGCCTCACCAAGGACGTCCTCTTCAAGGAGGACGCCGAGGTGCTGCTGAGCGTCATCGACAGCTCGCGCGTGCTGGTGAACAGCCAGACGCAGCTGTCCGTGCGGCTGACGGAGGCGCTCGCCATGGGCGTCAGCTTCCTGGTGAAGCACGACAGCAAGCCGCCCCAGGGCAAGGTGCCCACCGACACCGCGCTGGCCTTCAACCTCGAAGTCGCGCTGTAGCCCGCAAATGCAACGCGGCGCCGGGGAAGTCCCTGGCGCCGCGCGGGTGAAGCAGGAGGGGCTCGTCGGAACAAGCCCCTGGGAATGTCAGTGGTGCGGTGCCGGGGTCTCCGGCATGTCCTTCGTCTGGGGCGGCTTCAGCCCGCCGCCGAAGCGGCCGCGCTGCGAGCCCGTGCCGATATCCGGAGGCTGCAGGTCGCTGTACTGCGAGCCCGGCGGGTTGGAGCCGCGGAAGCGCGTGCCCAGGTCCGCCATGGGGATGACGAGCATCAGCACCACGAAGAGGATGGAGACGCCGAAGACAATCCGGTTGGCCCCCTGATGCTCCGACAGGTGCATGAAGTACAGCGCCACCAGCGTGCCCTTCACCGTCGCGATGACGATGGCGAGCAGCAGGCCGAAGTTGGGCAGGTGCATGCGGCCGGTGAGGACCGTGACGATGGTCAGCACGAGCAGCACGGCCCAGATGGCCCAGTAGCGGCCCGCTCCGTGGTGAGATGCCATGTTCTTGGCTTCCTGATGGGATTCGTTGGCAATGGCCATGGTGGTGTCTCCCCTCAGACCAGGTAGAGCATCGGGAACAGGAAGATCCACACCAGGTCGACGAGGTGCCAGTACATGCTGCCCAGCTCGACCATGGTGAAGTTGTTCGGCCCGAAGTCCGCCTTCGTGAACGCCCGAATCATCGCCACCGTCAGCACGCCCATGCCGATGAGGACGTGCAGCGCGTGCAGCGCGGTCGAGCAGAAGTAGACCGTGAAGTAGAGCGTGATGCCGGGCATCTGCATGCCCTCGTACGTGTAGTACCGGCCCGGCAGCGTCCCGATGTGGAACTTGTGCGAGTACTCGAAGTACTTGATGACGAGGAAGCCGATGGCCATCAAGAGGGTGAGGGCGAACATGATGCCCACCATCTTGTTCTTCCCCTCCTTCGCGTAGTGCACCGCGAGCGCCGCGGTGAGCGAGGAGGTGATGAGCACCACCGTGTTCACGGTGCCCATCGTCAGGTCCAGGCTGCGGCTGCCCGCCGCCCACGCCTCCGGATAGAGGAAGCGGTAGCAGCCGTAGCAGACGAACAGGCCGGCGAAGAGCAGGATTTCCGTCGCCAGGAACAGCCACATCCCCAGGCGGGCGGCGTGTGTCTGGACCTCGAGCGAGGCGAAGTGTGCCGCCAGGCGCGGCACAGGGGCCGCGCCATCGGCGGTGTGAGCGCTAGACTGCATCGGGGACCTCGGCCTTCTTCGGGTCGACGTAGAAGTGGGGCTCCTCGGGGAACGTCGGCTGCGGACCCACGAAGTTGTGGGTCGGCGGGGGAGACTCGCTCACCCACTCGTAGCCCTTGCTCCGCCAGGGGTTCTTGCCAGCGGCCTTGCCGTACACCAGCGCGTACGCCAGGTAGAGGGCGATGATGATGAAGCCGAAGGCCAGCAGCGAGGCACCGGCCGTGGAGGCCACGTTCAGCGCCTGGAACCGCTCCGGGTAGTCATAGTACCGGCGCGGCATGCCGTTGTTGCCCAGCAGGAACTGGGGGATGAACGTGGCGTTGAAGCCCAGGATGATGAGCGCCGCGGACACCAGGCCCCAACCCTCGTGGTACATGCGCCCGAACATCTTCGGGAACCAGTAGTGGAGGGCGGCCAGGAAGGCCATGATGGTCGCGCCCACCATGATGAAGTGGAAGTGCGCCACGACGAAGTAGGTGTCGTGCCACGGGACATCCAGCGACACCGTGCCCAGCGCGATGCCCGTCATGCCACCGAACACGGTGAAGAACAGGAAGCCGCAGAAGTAGGCGAAGGGCGTCTTGAAGTCGACGGCGCCCTTGTAGACAGTGCCAATCCAGTTGAAGACCTTGATGGCCGTGAAGACGCCCACCAGCATGGTGAGGACGCCGAACACGCCCGCGTCGAAGGTCGACTGGCCGGACACGAACATGTGGTGGCCCCAGGCGAAGAAGCCGACGAAGGCAATGCCCAGGCTGGAGTACGCCACCGCGCGGTAGCCGAAGATGTTCTTGCGGCTGTACGTGCTGACGATTTCGCTCATCACGCCGAAGGCGGGGAGCACCATGATGTACACGGCCGGGTGGCTGTAGAACCAGAACAGGTGCTGGAAGAGCACCGGGTCGCCGCCGCGCGCCGGGTCGAACATGCCGAAGCTGAACAGGTTCTCCACCGTCACCAGCACCAGCAAGAGGCCGATGACCGGCGTCGCCAGCACCTGGATGCAGCTGGTCGCGTAGATGGCCCACACGAACAGGGGCATCTTGAACCAGGTGATGCCCGGCGCCCGCATGGTGTGGCACGTGACGATGAAGTTGATGCCCGTGGCGATGGAGCTGAAGCCGATGATGAACGCGCCGAACAGCACGGGCGCCACCGTCGTCGTCGTGTGCGTGCTGTACGGGGTGTAGAACGTCCAGCCCGTGTCCAGACCGCCGTTGAGCATGCCCCAGAGCGCAATCACCGCGCCGGCCAGGTAGATGTAGAGCGAGGCGAGGTTCAGCCGCGGGAAGGCCACGTCCTTGGCGCCCAGCATCAGCGGCAGCATGAAGTTGCCGAAGACGGCGGGAATCGCCGGAATCATGAACAGGAAGATCATGACCAGGCCATGGAGCGTGAACGTACGGTTGTACGTCATCGCGTCCATGATGGTCGGACCCGGCGTGAGCAGCTCAATCCGGATGAGCAGCGCGAAGATGCCGCCGACAAGGAAGAAGAGCAGGACCCAGAACAGGAACATCAGGCCGATGCGCTTGTGGTCCACCGTCAAGAGCCAGCTCTTGATGGTGGTGCCATCCACCAGATAGCTCGGGTGGTGGTCGTGGTGCTCGCCGTGCGGGGCGGCCCCCGCCGTGTCGAGGCTACTGGATGGGGTCATAGGCGGGTCCCTCGGAGGCGCCCTCGCGGACGGCCGGAGTGCGAAGCGACTTGATGTACTCGACGATGGCGGCCGTCTCCGGGCCTTGCAGCTTGCCCTGGTAGGTCGGCATCACGTTCTGGTAGCCCGACACGAGGTGGGCGCCCGGGTCCATCATCGACTGGGTGATGTAGGCCTCGTCCACGCGGATCTGCTGGCCGTCGTCCAGCTTCTCCACGCGGTCATACATGCCAAGGAACGTGGGGCCGATGTGCTGCGAGCCATCCACGGAGTGACACTTGAGGCAGCCCTGGGTGCCGGCCAGCACCTGGCCCTGCTCCACCATGCGAGCCACCGGCGGCACCAGCGAGGTGTCCGCGAGCGCGTCCTGGCGGTCCTGCAGCCGGCCGCGGCGCTGCTCCTTGATCCAGTTGTCGTACTCCTCCTGGGGGAGGACCACGACCTCGGCCAGCATCTTCGAGTGCGACAGACCGCAGTACTCGGTGCAGAGCACCTGGTACGTGCCGGGCTTGGTCGCCTCGAACCAGATCTGCGTGTAGCGGCCGGGCAGCGCGTCCATCTTGATGCGGAAGGACGGGACGTAGAAGGAGTGCAGCACGTCGCGGGAGGTGATGAGCAATCGCACCGGACGGTTGGCCGGGACGTGAAGGACGTTCACGCCGTTGGGGCCCTCCGGATACGAGAACTTCCACATCCACTGCTTGCCCATGACGTAGACGTCCATCGAGTCCTTGGGCGGGGTGGTGACCCAGGTGAAATCCCTGAATCCAATCCCGAACCAAGCCAGGAAGAACACCAACGGCACGGAGACGAAGAGGAACTCCGTCTTCAGCGTGGGGACGACGTACTCCGTCGCCTGGGCGGGGGTCCGCCGGCGGTACCGGAAGAACATGAACAGCGCCGCGAGGCCGGTCCCCGTCGACATCACAATCGTCGTAATCACGACGAAGTGATGCAGCAGGTCGACCCGTTCCGCGAACGTGGACGCGCTCTCCGGGAGGAACAGAAGGTTGTTGAGAAGCTCGCTCATGCCGCCGCGCCTTTCTTCAGCTCGCGCCTCCAGAAATAGATCAGCACCGATGCCAGGGCGATGAAGACGGCCATTGCGCCCAGGCGGATGAAACCGAAGATGTAGAAACCGTACCGCCGGGTGGCGGTGTCATACTTGAAGCAGGACATGACCACGCGGTCGAAGCTGGTACCCACGCGGCCGCCGGCCGCCTCCAGCAACGCCAGCTTCATGTCCTTGGGAGGAAAGTCCGTCCCGTACAGGTACCGGGAGATGCTTCCTTCCGGAGTCAGCACCATCACCACCGCGGGGTGGGCGTACTGCTTGGTGCTTTCGTCATACTTGTATTTGAAGCCCACCGCGTCCGCGAGACGCCGAATCTCCGTCTCCGTCCCCGTCATGAAGTGCCAGGGAGCGCTCTCCGGCTTGCCCATGGACTGCAGGTGCTTGCGCCGCCGCTCGGCGCTCATCGTCGGGGTGTCTTCCGGGTCGACGCTGACGGTGACGGCCTCGTAGTCCTTGCCCAGCTCCAGCCCCAGCTCGCGCATCGACTTCACCTGCGCGTTGAGCACCAGGTTACAGAGCAGCGGGCAGTTGTAATACACGAGCGTCAGCAGGGTGGGGCGCGTCTTGGACAGCACCGCGCCCAGCGTCACTTCCTGGCCCGTCACGTCGGTGAAGCGGGTCTGCGAGGGCACCGGGTCTCCCAGGTGCTCCTCCACGTCCACCCCTTCGAGCTGGGGCGGGGCGTCCTGCTGGGCCTCCACGATGGAGCGGGGAGTCTTGCCCCCGCCCGGCATCGCGGATGCCGGGAGCGCGGTGGCCAGGACCAGCGCCGCCGCGAGGAACATCCCCGTGCGGGGAGCGCGCGGGGAGATGTGGGAGAAGAGGGACATCATCGCGGACGGCTCTTACGTGATGCTGGCGAGGGAAGCTACTGCCGAGGAGCCGGCGTCGGCTCGGGCGGGGGCTGGGGGGCGGGAGCGGGGGCGTTCTGCTTGGCGATGACCGACTTCATGGCCTCATCCAGGTTCGGATGGGCCTTGACTCCCGGCTGGTCGCCCCAGCCCGCCTCGAGCGTCTGGAGCTGGCCGCCAATCTTCTCCTCGGCGTGCCAGTCCTGCTCGAACAGGCGCTGGTTGACGATGCCCACCTCGTACTGACCCATGGCCGCGGGGCGCGGAGGAGGACCGTCCGGCTGGGCCTCCTTCATGGTGCGCACCTGGATGGTATAAGCCCAGACGATACCCACCGCGAAGATGGCCAGCGAGCCGAAGCCGATGCCCAGCAGCTTGCTCATCACGATGTGGTCTTCCTCGGCGGCCACACCGTGGGCGCCGACGATGACCCGCGACTCTTCTTCGACCTGAGTCTTCTTCATGGCTGCACGTACCTCAGGGACTCGGCGATGTAGGGGTCCTTCACCGGCATCGTGTAGTTGTTGCGCGCGTTCTTCAGCGCGAAGCCCACCGCGATGCCACCCACGCCCACGAACGCGGCCGCGAGCGAGATGATGGAGATGAGGTCCATGCTGGGACCCTTCTCACCCGTCAGCGCCGGCCAGATGAGCCAGTACAGGTCCAGCAGGTGGACGGCCAGGATGTAGATGGCCACCAGCGCCAGCTTGTTGGGCTGCAGCTTCAGGTTCCGCGACAGGAGGATGAAGAACGGCACCACGAAGTGCAGGATGGCCAGGGTGATGGACACCGGCCTCCAAGCGCCCCAGATGCGCACCCCGTACCAGGGGGCCTCTTCCGGGATGTTGGCGATCCACACCAGCATGAACTGGGAGAACGCGATGTAGGCCCAGAACGCGGTGAAGGCCAGCATCAGCTTGCCCAGGTTGTGGAAGTGGGCCGTCGTCACCAGGTTGCCGTAGAGGTCCTTGCCGCGCGCCTTGGCCGTCACCAGCGTGAGGATGCAGAAGGCGGCCAGGAAGCTGCCGGCGAAGTAGTAGACGCCGAAGATGGTGGACTGCCACAGCGGCGTGAGGCTCATCATCCAGTCGAACGACGCGAAGGTGACGGTCAGCGCCAGGAAGGGGAGGATGCCCGGGGAGAAGCGGCGCAGGCGCACCGTCAGGTCCAGACCGCCCTCGGTATCCTGCTGGATGCTCAGGCTGCGCAGCTTCCACGCCGCGAAAATCCAGACGCCGAAGTAGATGACGTGACGGAAGCCGGCGAACGGGATGTTCAGGTAGCCGTGGACCTTGTGCGACAGGTGCTCCGCCTCCAGGCCGTGGATGGACGCGCGCAGCGGCGAGTCCGGCAGCCAGGGGTAGAGGTAGTTCGCCATCAGCAGGACCGGCACGAACAGCACGAGGAAGACGGGGATGGCGGACGCGCCCGTCTCCATCGTGCGGCGCAGCACGATGAGCCACTTGGCCTTGGCCGTGTGGAAGATGGCCACCATGATGAGGAACGCCACGCTGATGCCCACCCAGTAGGTGAAGGCAATCAGGTAGCTGTGGGCGGCGATGCCCTTGTTCCCAGTGGCGAAGAAGATGGCCAGGGTGGCCAGGATGCCCAGGGCGCCCAGGCCGAACGCCGGCACCATGAGCTTCGGTGTGCCGGTGTAGCGCTCGAGCGGAGCGGAGGCTTCGGCTGCGGGGGTCATCGGTTCTCCTGCGGGACGGAGTTGTGTCCGCCCGTACGGGTGTTGCGGGCCTCCTGAAGGGCTCGCACGTAGGCGACCACGGCCCAGCGCTCGCGCACGTCGAGCTCACCGGAGAAGGACGGCATCACGCCGTAGCCCTCGTTGATGGCCGTGTAGAAGTGGCCCGCGGGCTTGCTCTCCAGCTCCAGCAGGGACGGCGGCAGGCGCAGGGCCATGTTCTCCGCGACCACGCTGTTGCCGTCACCGAGCACGCCGTGACACTGCGAGCACACGATGTTGTACTTCTTCTGACCGAGCGTCAGCAGGTCGTGGTCCACCTTCACGGGGATGGAGGCCACGGGCTGCCCGTTGGCGCGGCCGGTGACGGCCGTCTGGCGGGCGACGGGGTCCTTGATTTCCGGAATCCGGCTGTAGCGCTCACGGGGAACAGTGCCGGCCGGCGGCGTGCGCATGGCACGACCGTCCGCCCAGAAGCTGGACGCCTCGTAGTACTCGTACTTGGCCTGGTCCTCCATGCGCTGGAGGAACTCGGAGGGGACGTCGCAGCCCGACAACGCGACGAGCCCGGCGGCGGGGATGAGCCACCTCATTCCTTCTCTCCCGTGACGACGGTCACCTGGGTGGCACCCAGGGCCTTGAGCTGGTCAATGACGGCGGACGCGTCCTGGCCCGTCGCGTGCGGCACGCTCAGCCAGTAGCCGTGCGTGGACGCGGTGCGGAAGGCGTCGGACTCGAAGACGGGGTGATACGGCTGCGGCAGCTTGCTCAGCCCCAGGAGGCCAAAGAAGATGCCGAACGCGGCGAAGAGCACGCTCAGCTCGAACGTGATGGGCACCCACGCCGGCAGCGACAGCAGCGGACGACCGCCGATGTTCAGCGGGTAGTCGTAGGTGTTCATCCAGGTCTGCATGGCGAGCGCCGTGGTGAGACCGGTGAGCCCGCCGCACAGGGCGATGAAGGGGACCTTCGAGGGGGGCAGACCCAGGGCCTCCGATCCGCCGTGGAGCGGGTACGGAGAGTAGGTGTCCATCCCCTGGAAGCCCTTCTCGCGCATCTGACGAGTGGCATCCACGAGGACGTCTGGCGTCTCGAACTCGGCCAGCACCCAGGAATCGAGGACAGTGGCTTCCATGACTCTAGTGCGCTCCGTGAGAGTTGTGGCGGGCGTGCTTGAGCTCCAGCTGGAGCTCCTTCACTTCGCTGATCGCCACCGCGGGCACGAACTTCAGGAACAGGAGGAACAGGGTGCCGAACAGGCCCAGGGTGCCGATGTAGATGCACCAGTCCACCCAGGTCGGGGTGTAGATGCCCCATGACGAAGGCAGGAAGTCCTGGCTCAGCGACGTGACGATGATGATGAAGCGCTCGCACCACATGCCGATGTTCACGGCGATGGAGGCCACCCACATGATGGGGATGCTGGTGCGGCACTTCTTGAACCAGAAGATGTTCGGCGTGATGACGTTGCAGGCAATCATCAGCCAGTACACGCCCGCGTAGGGGCCCGTGGCGCGGTTCACGTAGAACGTCCACATCTCGTACTGGTTCTGGGAGTACCAGGCGACGAAGTGCTCCATCATGTACCCGTAGGACACGATGAGGCCCGTCGCGAGGATGACCTTGTTCATGTTCTCCAGGTGGCGGTCCGTAATCACGTCACGCAGACCCAGGTACTTGCGAGCCGGGACGATGAGCGTGATGACCATCGCGAAGCCGCTGAACACGGCGCCAGCCACGAAGTAGGGCGGGAAGATGGTCGCGTGCCAGCCGGGCAGCAGGGAGACGGCGAAGTCGAACGAAACGATGGTGTGCACCGACACCACCAGCGGCGTGGAGAGGCCGGCCAGCAGCAGGTACGCAATCTTGTAGTTGTGCCAGTGACGCCCTGAGCCGCGCCAGCCGAGCGCGAACAGGCCGTAGATGGTGCGCTGGAGCTTCGTCTTGGACGAGTCGCGCAGCGCGGCCAGGTCCGGGATGAGGCCCACGAACCAGAACAGCGCGGACACCGTGAGGTACGTGGAGATGGCGAACACGTCCCACACCAGCGGCGAGCGGAACTGCGGCCACGCGCCCAGGGTGCTGGGGTACGGGAACAGCCAGAAGGCGAACCAGGGACGGCCGGTGTGCAGCAGCGGGAAGAGACCCGCGCACATGACGGCGAACAGCGTCATGGCTTCGGCGAAGCGGTTGATGCTCGTGCGCCACTTCTGCTGGAAGAGCAGGAGGATGGCGGAGATGAGCGTACCGGCGTGGCCGATACCGACCCACCAGACGAAGTTGATGATGTCGAACGCCCAGCCGACCGGCTGGTTGTTGCCCCACACGCCGATGCCTCGGGCGAGCGTGTAGGTGACACCGACGACCAGGAGGCCGAGCGCGCTGAGCGTCAGGCCGAAGAGCATGAACCAGCCCTTGCCCGGCTTGCGCCAGACATGGTCCAGCAGTGTTTCATTGAGGGATTTGTCGTCGTGGTGCGGCGCGACGAGGTCCCGGGGCTCGAGCGGGTCGAGCGGGGCGGTGGCGGCGGTCTGGGCCATGGCTAGTGGTTCCCTTCCTTCGTCGCGGCGGGGGCCGGCTCGAGGGCGGTATTCGGGTTGCGCACGCGGATGAGGTGCGCGGTGCGGGGACGCGTGCCCAGCTCATGCAGCAGCTTGTAGGCGCGGAAGTCCTCGTGGAGCTTGCTGACGAGCTGCTCCTTGTCGTTCAGCGAGCCGAAGACGATGGCCTGGGCAGCGCACGTCTGCTGGCACGCCGTCTTGAGGTCCGCCTCCTTGATGAGGTGCTTCTGGATGCGCGCGTCGATGCGGGCCCGCTCGATGCGCTGCACGCAGTACGTGCACTTCTCCATGACGCCGCGGTTGCGCACCGTGACGTCCGGGTTCATCAGCATCTTCTCGGTGGCCGTCTTGCCCGCGGTGTAGTGCAGGTAGTTGAAGCGGCGGACCTTGTAGGGGCAGTTGTTGGAGCAGTACCGCGTGCCGACGCAGCGGTTGTACACCATGTCGTTCAGGCCCTCGTCCGAGTGCACGGTGGCGTTCACCGGGCACACGTACTCGCAGGGGGCCTTCTCGCAGTGCACGCAGCCCACGGGCTGCATGACCATCTTCGGGTCGCTCTCGCTGCCCGTGAAGTAGCGGTCGATGCGCAGCCAGTTCATCTCACGGCTGCGGGCGACCTGCTCCTTGCCGACGACGGGGATGTTGTTCTCCGCCTGGCAGGCCACCACGCACGCGCTGCAGCCCGTGCAGCGGGTGAGGTCAATGGCCATGCCCCACTTGTACTGCTCCTTGCCGTAGTCGAAGGAGGGCAGGTTGTCCTGGACGCCGAACTTGAGCTCGCCCTTCACGCGGTGGAGCGTGAACTCGGTCTGCTGGGACGGGTTCTTCAGCTCGGACAGGGGCATGTCCAACGCGATGGGCCGGTCCTCCATGCGCCAGTGCGTCTGGGTCAGGCTGAACTTGTGGGTGCCGCGCACCGGAGCGAGCGTCGCGCCGCCGTCGAACCAGAGCGCCTTGCTGGTGCGCAGCGGGTTGACGTTGAAGCCCACGCCCTTGGCGACCTGCTCGTGCAGGCCGTTGCGGCCGTAGCCCAGCGCGATGGTGATGGTTCCATCCGCGTGGCCGGGGACAATCCACACCGGGACCGTGAGCTTCTGGCCGCCGTAGGTCAGCTCCGCCAGGTCACCCGCGGCGAGCCTCTGCTCCTTCGCCGTGTCCGGAGAAATCAGGGCGGCGTTGTCCCACGTCATCTTGGTGATGGGCTCGGGCAGCTCCTGCAGCCAGGAGTTGTTGCCGAAGCGGCCATCGTAGACCTTGTAGTCCAGGATGAAGTTCAGCTCGAGGTCGCCCGAGGCCGGGGCCGTGTAGCCCGTGACCAGTGCACCGGCGGCGCCGAAGTCGGGGGCCGTGGTGACCTTCGCCGTCTGGGTGTTCTCGATGATGCCCTGGGCAACCCAGGACTCCCAGCGGGCCTCGAAGTCGGCCGCGTTGCCGCCCTGGGCCTGCCAGTAGTCGCGCACCATCTGGTAGGCGGGGCGCGGGGACTCGTCCAGGAACAGCGCGAGCAGCTCCAGCTCT is part of the Myxococcus landrumus genome and encodes:
- a CDS encoding c-type cytochrome, which codes for MRWLIPAAGLVALSGCDVPSEFLQRMEDQAKYEYYEASSFWADGRAMRTPPAGTVPRERYSRIPEIKDPVARQTAVTGRANGQPVASIPVKVDHDLLTLGQKKYNIVCSQCHGVLGDGNSVVAENMALRLPPSLLELESKPAGHFYTAINEGYGVMPSFSGELDVRERWAVVAYVRALQEARNTRTGGHNSVPQENR
- a CDS encoding SCO family protein, encoding MMSLFSHISPRAPRTGMFLAAALVLATALPASAMPGGGKTPRSIVEAQQDAPPQLEGVDVEEHLGDPVPSQTRFTDVTGQEVTLGAVLSKTRPTLLTLVYYNCPLLCNLVLNAQVKSMRELGLELGKDYEAVTVSVDPEDTPTMSAERRRKHLQSMGKPESAPWHFMTGTETEIRRLADAVGFKYKYDESTKQYAHPAVVMVLTPEGSISRYLYGTDFPPKDMKLALLEAAGGRVGTSFDRVVMSCFKYDTATRRYGFYIFGFIRLGAMAVFIALASVLIYFWRRELKKGAAA
- the coxB gene encoding cytochrome c oxidase subunit II translates to MSELLNNLLFLPESASTFAERVDLLHHFVVITTIVMSTGTGLAALFMFFRYRRRTPAQATEYVVPTLKTEFLFVSVPLVFFLAWFGIGFRDFTWVTTPPKDSMDVYVMGKQWMWKFSYPEGPNGVNVLHVPANRPVRLLITSRDVLHSFYVPSFRIKMDALPGRYTQIWFEATKPGTYQVLCTEYCGLSHSKMLAEVVVLPQEEYDNWIKEQRRGRLQDRQDALADTSLVPPVARMVEQGQVLAGTQGCLKCHSVDGSQHIGPTFLGMYDRVEKLDDGQQIRVDEAYITQSMMDPGAHLVSGYQNVMPTYQGKLQGPETAAIVEYIKSLRTPAVREGASEGPAYDPIQ
- a CDS encoding cytochrome C oxidase subunit IV family protein, whose protein sequence is MAIANESHQEAKNMASHHGAGRYWAIWAVLLVLTIVTVLTGRMHLPNFGLLLAIVIATVKGTLVALYFMHLSEHQGANRIVFGVSILFVVLMLVIPMADLGTRFRGSNPPGSQYSDLQPPDIGTGSQRGRFGGGLKPPQTKDMPETPAPHH
- a CDS encoding DUF481 domain-containing protein; this encodes MLSAALLIATSLQAQSPVPAEPAPTATTTAPAVAAPAATPEERMAAAAERAAAAAERAAAAAERAAEASARAAGIVAPEAAAPTTAAESASSEKKKEEWDITVGLGLISLTGNASTLTFSGLASAQRTTEHWIFGAKAYGNYGRSRPPEVEGENLESQLVALNAGLELRGDRRFTKMLSGYLLAGVEMDHVKSVESRSSGEGGLGILWWDEKPKDKPETYLRTDAAFRYAHETRFQYYPTRLDLPDVDLGGPRFGVAFRYGLTKDVLFKEDAEVLLSVIDSSRVLVNSQTQLSVRLTEALAMGVSFLVKHDSKPPQGKVPTDTALAFNLEVAL
- a CDS encoding cytochrome c oxidase subunit 3 family protein — its product is MQSSAHTADGAAPVPRLAAHFASLEVQTHAARLGMWLFLATEILLFAGLFVCYGCYRFLYPEAWAAGSRSLDLTMGTVNTVVLITSSLTAALAVHYAKEGKNKMVGIMFALTLLMAIGFLVIKYFEYSHKFHIGTLPGRYYTYEGMQMPGITLYFTVYFCSTALHALHVLIGMGVLTVAMIRAFTKADFGPNNFTMVELGSMYWHLVDLVWIFLFPMLYLV
- a CDS encoding DUF3341 domain-containing protein encodes the protein MEATVLDSWVLAEFETPDVLVDATRQMREKGFQGMDTYSPYPLHGGSEALGLPPSKVPFIALCGGLTGLTTALAMQTWMNTYDYPLNIGGRPLLSLPAWVPITFELSVLFAAFGIFFGLLGLSKLPQPYHPVFESDAFRTASTHGYWLSVPHATGQDASAVIDQLKALGATQVTVVTGEKE
- the ctaD gene encoding cytochrome c oxidase subunit I; this translates as MTPSSSLDTAGAAPHGEHHDHHPSYLVDGTTIKSWLLTVDHKRIGLMFLFWVLLFFLVGGIFALLIRIELLTPGPTIMDAMTYNRTFTLHGLVMIFLFMIPAIPAVFGNFMLPLMLGAKDVAFPRLNLASLYIYLAGAVIALWGMLNGGLDTGWTFYTPYSTHTTTTVAPVLFGAFIIGFSSIATGINFIVTCHTMRAPGITWFKMPLFVWAIYATSCIQVLATPVIGLLLVLVTVENLFSFGMFDPARGGDPVLFQHLFWFYSHPAVYIMVLPAFGVMSEIVSTYSRKNIFGYRAVAYSSLGIAFVGFFAWGHHMFVSGQSTFDAGVFGVLTMLVGVFTAIKVFNWIGTVYKGAVDFKTPFAYFCGFLFFTVFGGMTGIALGTVSLDVPWHDTYFVVAHFHFIMVGATIMAFLAALHYWFPKMFGRMYHEGWGLVSAALIILGFNATFIPQFLLGNNGMPRRYYDYPERFQALNVASTAGASLLAFGFIIIALYLAYALVYGKAAGKNPWRSKGYEWVSESPPPTHNFVGPQPTFPEEPHFYVDPKKAEVPDAV
- the nrfD gene encoding NrfD/PsrC family molybdoenzyme membrane anchor subunit — its product is MAQTAATAPLDPLEPRDLVAPHHDDKSLNETLLDHVWRKPGKGWFMLFGLTLSALGLLVVGVTYTLARGIGVWGNNQPVGWAFDIINFVWWVGIGHAGTLISAILLLFQQKWRTSINRFAEAMTLFAVMCAGLFPLLHTGRPWFAFWLFPYPSTLGAWPQFRSPLVWDVFAISTYLTVSALFWFVGLIPDLAALRDSSKTKLQRTIYGLFALGWRGSGRHWHNYKIAYLLLAGLSTPLVVSVHTIVSFDFAVSLLPGWHATIFPPYFVAGAVFSGFAMVITLIVPARKYLGLRDVITDRHLENMNKVILATGLIVSYGYMMEHFVAWYSQNQYEMWTFYVNRATGPYAGVYWLMIACNVITPNIFWFKKCRTSIPIMWVASIAVNIGMWCERFIIIVTSLSQDFLPSSWGIYTPTWVDWCIYIGTLGLFGTLFLLFLKFVPAVAISEVKELQLELKHARHNSHGAH